One genomic segment of Scyliorhinus canicula chromosome 10, sScyCan1.1, whole genome shotgun sequence includes these proteins:
- the LOC119972915 gene encoding spermatogenesis-associated protein 2-like, translating to MEAEKESLRQGYVRFQGSKRNSDGEASTEELAMRALMTEWLTAYSEDGRRFEIQFCRIVGNAFSREESSSFNSLQKAFEIFERICVNLLIFPWRKEFKRVNIFAPAFVHSVWPVMCKANVQQLLTTIGYSWGQEEEVYCYRGSAQSQYLKTLAFEFLLAQLECERLMETVSHVRTWGCNELETVKDNRQRTDGAMGCPGVREERKNRKLIPKPIKMNWSRQHLEQNYKGNLRKPNKPEALTSSRVYKHNTCFLSNSASTEIEASHRLLPSLRTASNFPANAGSELLFKPNKDGSYWRKTVHLESKPVNVCKGDLLERRKDSLPARLFYVEEKSLAASFLPCKCQICRASLGTFVCQRCGLAACTLCSAQTCGSVFSLCEHEFLSLSRTFPMDSY from the exons ATGGAGGCTGAAAAGGAATCTCTGCGTCAAGGATACGTACGTTTCCAGGGGTCAAAACGTAACAGCGATGGTGAGGCTTCTACGGAGGAACTTGCAATGCGAGCCCTCATGACTGAATGGCTGACAGCCTACAGCGAGGACGGTAGACGGTTTGAAATACAATTTTGCCGGATTGTTGGCAACGCATTTAGCAGGGAAGAATCATCCAGCTTCAATTCTCTCCAAAAAGCCTTTGAAATCTTTGAAAGGATTTGTGTCAACCTTCTGATTTTTCCTTGGAGGAAAGAATTTAAAAGAGTCAAT ATTTTTGCACCTGCCTTTGTACACTCCGTTTGGCCCGTCATGTGCAAAGCAAATGTCCAACAATTGCTGACAACTATAGGTTACTCTTGGGGGCAGGAGGAAGAGGTTTACTGCTACAGGGGCTCCGCCCAATCTCAGTACCTGAAGACATTGGCTTTTGAGTTTCTGCTTGCTCAACTGGAGTGTGAACGGTTAATGGAGACTGTTTCACATGTTCGGACTTGGGGTTGCAATGAGCTCGAGACGGTAAAGGACAATAGACAAAGGACCGACGGTGCGATGGGCTGTCCCGGAGTCCGGGAAGAAAGGAAAAACAGGAAACTTATTCCCAAaccaataaaaatgaattggagcAGACAACACCTGGAACAGAACTACAAGGGTAACTTGAGAAAACCAAATAAACCAGAGGCACTCACTTCAAGTAGAGTGTACAAACATAACACTTGCTTTTTATCAAATTCAGCGAGCACTGAGATTGAAGCAAGCCATCGTTTATTGCCCTCACTCCGTACTGCCTCAAATTTCCCTGCTAATGCTGGCTCCGAGCTCCTTTTCAAACCAAATAAAGATGGTTCGTATTGGCGTAAAACCGTTCACTTAGAGTCCAAACCAGTGAACGTTTGCAAGGGTGATTTGCTGGAAAGGAGGAAGGATAGTCTTCCTGCTCGGCTGTTTTACGTTGAAGAGAAAAGTTTGGCTGCCAGCTTTCTCCCTTGCAAATGTCAAATTTGTCGAGCCTCCCTTGGAACGTTTGTGTGCCAACGATGTGGTTTAGCGGCATGCACACTCTGCTCTGCACAAACCTGTGGCAGTGTATTCTCCCTTTGCGAACATGAGTTTCTGTCCTTGAGTCGAACATTTCCAATGGACTCTTATTAA